Proteins from one Cyclopterus lumpus isolate fCycLum1 chromosome 11, fCycLum1.pri, whole genome shotgun sequence genomic window:
- the lipea gene encoding lipase, hormone-sensitive a isoform X2 has protein sequence MSADMDYKVVFAALETVCEDNISILCGPSDLPYGAVARRLVTCMREIQEHGRVLKPVVAGFTAVFHHYDFDAQTPGNGYRTLAKVLLSCLLHIIHKGRYIASNYNGAFFRADHNASEMEAYCSALCQLRALLHLAQQLINDNGYGQLYSLEDGDLSRRFVREYSSMHKACFYGRCLGFQFSPTLRPFLQTIVISMVTYGETYSKQQSGLGLAALSLLTSGKYVIDPELRGAEFERITQNLDMQFWKSFWNLTESGLIAGFSRIASYPVQVNFTLTVPPVTLHLPLASDPSLTATVSPPIAHWGPGPVHMRLISHELREGQESEELLAYSRSDPPPITASHLPWVQKQPRSPWLLIHFHGGGFVAQTSRSHENYLRSWSKELSVPILSVDYSLSPEAPFPRALEECYYAYCWALKNCHLLGSTAECVCLAGDSAGGNLCITVSMKAICSGIRVPDGMMVAYPATLLTTDASPSRLLTLIDPLLPLGVLTKCINAYAGADTQTVQTALGSGSLSALGRDTAALLSDLTQGASNWIQSFLDPMRATGGARSLPAAQMGSPGGATRGTPADVAATNREGHRDYPEGFEPLRSECLAFVRPTSCPIIRNPFVSPLLAPDSLLRGLPPVHIVASALDALLDDSVSFAKKLRVMGQPVHLTVVEDLPHGFLSLYQLAKETDVAADICVEQMRTIFQQANLRKRPKLGETSPRETSPSTSQSG, from the exons TGCACAAACGCCCGGGAATGGCTACCGCACCCTGGCCAAG GTGTTGCTGTCTTGCCTTTTGCACATCATCCACAAGGGGCGTTACATCGCCTCCAATTACAACGGTGCCTTCTTCAGGGCGGACCACAATGCGTCTGAGATGGAGGCGTACTGCAGCGCTCTGTGCCAGCTGCGCGCGCTGCTGCACCTCGCCCAGCAGCTGATCAACGACAACGGCTACGGCCAGCTGTACTCCCTGGAGGACGGGGACCTGAGTCGCCGGTTCGTGCGCGAGTACAGCTCCATGCACAAGGCCTGCTTCTACGGCCGCTGTCTGGGCTTTCAG TTCTCGCCAACTCTACGTCCATTCCTCCAGACCATTGTCATCAGCATGGTAACATATGGAGAGACGTACAGTAAACAGCAGTCTGGTTTGG GTTTGGCGGCCCTTTCCCTCCTCACATCGGGGAAGTATGTCATCGATCCGGAGCTGCGGGGTGCCGAGTTTGAACGCATTACCCAGAACCTGGACATGCAGTTCTGGAAGTCCTTCTGGAACCTCACAGAGTCCGGCCTTATAGCA GGCTTCAGCCGGATAGCCTCTTACCCAGTGCAGGTGAACTTCACCCTGACCGTGCCCCCTGTCACTCTGCACCTCCCGCTGGCCTCGGACCCCAGCCTAACAGCCACCGTGTCACCTCCGATAGCCCACTGGGGCCCCGGACCAGTCCACATGCGTCTGATCTCCCATGAGCTGCGAGAAGGGCAG GAGAGCGAAGAGTTGCTTGCCTATTCTCGgagcgaccccccccccatcaccgcGTCCCACCTCCCCTGGGTGCAGAAGCAGCCTCGCTCCCCCTGGCTGCTCATCCACTTCCATGGAGGCGGCTTCGTGGCCCAGACTTCCAGGTCCCACGAG AATTATCTGCGGAGTTGGTCGAAGGAGCTGAGCGTGCCTATCCTCTCCGTGGATTACTCGCTGTCACCCGAAGCGCCATTTCCCAGAGCTCTGGAGGAATGCTACTACGCCTACTGCTGGGCTCTGAAGAACTGTCATctgctgg GCTCTACGGCGGAGTGCGTTTGCCTGGCGGGCGACAGCGCCGGAGGAAACCTTTGCATCACTGTGTCCATGAAGGCCATATGCAGCGGCATCCGAGTCCCCGACGGCATGATGGTCGCCTACCCGGCCACCTTGCTCACCACTGATGCCTCGCCATCCCGCCTGCTAACGCTCATCGACCCGCTGTTGCCTCTAGGTGTCCTCACGAAGTGCATCAATGCCTACGCAG GTGCAGACACGCAGACGGTGCAGACCGCTCTGGGCAGCGGCAGTCTGAGCGCTCTGGGCAGAGACACCGCCGCGCTGCTCAGCGATCTCACCCAGGGAGCCTCCAACTGGATCCAGTCCTTTCTGGACCCCATGCGGGCTACGGGGGGAGCGCGCTCGCTGCCGGCGGCGCAGATGGGGTCCCCCGGCGGCGCGACTCGCGGGACGCCCGCTGACGTGGCGGCGACAAACCGCGAAGGTCACAGGGATTACCCAGAGGGCTTTGAGCCCCTGCGCTCCGAGTGCCTGGCCTTTGTTCGCCCGACTTCCTGCCCCATCATCCGGAACCCGTTCGTGTCACCCTTGCTGGCTCCTGACAGCCTGCTGAGAGGCCTGCCACCCGTACACATAGTG GCCTCCGCGCTGGACGCCCTGCTGGACGACTCTGTGAGTTTTGCCAAGAAGCTGCGTGTCATGGGCCAGCCTGTGCACCTGACGGTGGTGGAGGACCTGCCGCACGGCTTCCTCAGCCTGTATCAGCTCGCCAAGGAGACGGACGTCGCCGCGGATATCTGCGTGGAGCAAATGAGGACGATTTTCCAGCAAGCAAACCTTCGCAAGCGGCCAAAGCTGGGAGAGACTTCTCCCAGAGAGACTTCTCCCAGCACCAGTCAGTCAGGctga